Proteins encoded together in one Candidatus Dormiibacterota bacterium window:
- a CDS encoding TIGR02206 family membrane protein yields MFRPDHLGALAVTAALCAGLCAGARLRPGGWTRVAARLLALVLVANLAVWQIVTIAQGHWSATNGLMLDLCPVSAVVGAAALWTRRRLLAELTYFWGCAGAVQGLLTPDPRYRFPDYFYFQFYVTHAGVVLAAVFLVVGLRLAPRPGAVARVFGLTLAFTVAAAIADVVTGGNYMFLRDQGGRGTLLDLMGPWPWYIASGIGLALVFLLVLDAPFARNPWRS; encoded by the coding sequence TTGTTCCGTCCCGACCACCTCGGCGCCCTGGCGGTCACCGCCGCCCTCTGCGCGGGCCTCTGCGCCGGCGCCCGGCTGCGCCCGGGGGGCTGGACCCGGGTCGCCGCCCGCCTCCTCGCCCTGGTGCTGGTCGCCAACCTCGCCGTCTGGCAGATCGTCACCATCGCCCAGGGGCACTGGTCGGCGACCAACGGGCTGATGCTCGACCTCTGTCCGGTGAGCGCGGTGGTCGGCGCCGCCGCGCTCTGGACCCGCCGCCGGCTGCTCGCCGAGCTGACCTACTTCTGGGGATGCGCCGGCGCCGTCCAGGGCCTGCTCACCCCCGACCCCCGGTACCGGTTCCCGGACTACTTCTACTTCCAGTTCTACGTCACCCACGCCGGCGTGGTGCTGGCCGCGGTGTTCCTGGTGGTGGGGCTGCGGCTGGCTCCCCGGCCCGGGGCGGTGGCGAGGGTGTTCGGCTTGACGCTGGCCTTCACCGTCGCCGCGGCGATCGCCGATGTGGTCACCGGTGGCAACTACATGTTCCTGCGCGACCAGGGGGGCAGGGGGACGCTGCTCGACCTCATGGGCCCGTGGCCCTGGTACATCGCCAGCGGCATCGGCCTGGCGCTGGTGTTCCTCCTGGTCCTCGACGCCCCCTTTGCACGGAACCCCTGGCGCTCCTGA
- a CDS encoding winged helix-turn-helix domain-containing protein: MGTTRRRQPEERVLSSPVQDVQARPQLLWEAAQRACERSQELIAESRATLSRHGAVVAALRSSLLARPAPSLPRVLPGGQPGRTVDLDGEVRLGPLTLVPLRRAIACDGGRILFTPAEWQLLAALVMNRRSTLSRAELATRAWGPGFAGRHGEVEVYISRLRRKLARTGSSAEIRTVRGQGYRLSVAGDDEAGPAPLPPPAAGASA; encoded by the coding sequence GTGGGTACCACCCGTCGCCGGCAACCGGAGGAGCGGGTCCTGAGCAGTCCCGTGCAGGACGTCCAGGCCCGGCCCCAGCTGCTGTGGGAGGCCGCTCAGCGTGCCTGCGAGCGCAGCCAGGAGCTGATCGCCGAGAGCCGCGCCACGCTGAGCCGCCACGGCGCCGTGGTCGCGGCGCTGCGGTCGTCGCTGCTCGCGCGGCCCGCGCCGTCGCTGCCCCGGGTGCTCCCTGGAGGGCAGCCCGGGCGCACCGTCGACCTCGACGGGGAGGTGCGGCTCGGGCCGCTGACCCTGGTCCCGCTGCGCCGGGCGATCGCCTGCGACGGAGGCCGCATCCTCTTCACCCCGGCGGAGTGGCAGCTGCTCGCCGCCCTGGTGATGAACCGCCGGAGCACGCTGAGCCGCGCCGAGCTCGCCACCCGGGCCTGGGGGCCGGGGTTCGCCGGCCGGCACGGCGAGGTCGAGGTCTACATCAGCCGGCTCCGGCGCAAGCTGGCACGCACCGGCAGCTCGGCCGAGATCCGGACGGTGCGGGGACAGGGGTACCGGCTCAGCGTCGCCGGCGACGACGAGGCCGGCCCGGCTCCGCTGCCGCCACCGGCCGCCGGCGCCAGCGCCTGA